In one Chitinophaga sancti genomic region, the following are encoded:
- the fumC gene encoding class II fumarate hydratase, whose protein sequence is MEYRIEKDTMGEVQVPVDAYYGAQTQRSIDNFRIAQDINRMPKEIIQAFAYLKKAAALTNLDAGVLSQEKATLIGNACDEILAGKLNDQFPLVVWQTGSGTQSNMNVNEVIAYRAHVNNGGKLTDKDKVIHPNDDVNKSQSSNDTFPTAMHIAAYKMLIEVTIPGIRKLRATLAEKAEAFKHVVKIGRTHFMDATPLTLGQEISGYVSQLDHGLRAINNTLAHLSELALGGTAVGTGINTPIGYSENVAKHIAKLTSLPFITAENKFEALAAHDAIVEAHGALKTVAVSLMKIANDIRMLSSGPRSGIGELHIPDNEPGSSIMPGKVNPTQCEALTMIAAQVMGNDVAINIGGATGHFELNVFKPVMIYNFLHSARLIGDGCVSFNDKCATGLEPIDANIKKHVDNSLMLVTALNTKIGYYKAAEIAQKAHKEGTTLKEMAVKLGYVKPEEFDAWVNPIDMVGEIK, encoded by the coding sequence ATGGAATATAGAATAGAGAAGGATACGATGGGCGAGGTACAAGTACCAGTTGACGCTTATTATGGTGCTCAAACCCAACGTTCTATCGACAATTTCAGGATAGCACAGGATATTAACAGAATGCCTAAAGAAATCATCCAGGCATTTGCATACCTCAAAAAAGCCGCTGCACTTACTAACCTGGATGCTGGCGTACTCTCCCAGGAAAAAGCCACTCTTATCGGCAACGCCTGCGATGAAATCCTCGCTGGCAAACTGAATGACCAATTCCCGCTGGTAGTATGGCAGACCGGTTCAGGTACCCAGTCCAACATGAACGTAAATGAAGTGATCGCCTACCGTGCCCATGTAAACAATGGTGGTAAGCTCACCGATAAAGATAAAGTGATACACCCGAATGACGATGTGAATAAGTCACAGTCATCCAACGATACCTTCCCTACCGCAATGCACATCGCGGCTTACAAAATGCTGATCGAGGTAACCATCCCGGGCATCAGGAAGCTGCGCGCTACCCTGGCTGAAAAGGCTGAAGCCTTCAAGCATGTGGTGAAAATAGGTCGTACCCACTTCATGGATGCTACCCCCCTTACCCTGGGGCAGGAAATCAGTGGCTATGTATCTCAACTGGATCACGGCCTGAGAGCCATCAACAATACCCTCGCTCACCTGAGCGAACTGGCATTGGGTGGTACTGCCGTAGGTACGGGCATCAATACCCCAATTGGCTATTCTGAGAATGTAGCAAAACACATCGCTAAGCTCACCAGCCTCCCTTTCATCACTGCTGAAAACAAATTTGAAGCCCTGGCAGCTCACGATGCAATCGTAGAAGCGCATGGTGCACTCAAAACTGTAGCAGTAAGCCTGATGAAGATCGCAAACGATATCCGTATGCTCAGCTCCGGCCCACGCTCAGGTATCGGCGAACTCCACATCCCTGACAATGAACCAGGTTCTTCCATCATGCCTGGTAAAGTAAACCCTACACAATGTGAAGCCCTCACCATGATTGCTGCACAGGTAATGGGTAACGATGTAGCGATCAACATTGGAGGTGCTACCGGTCACTTCGAACTGAACGTGTTCAAACCTGTCATGATCTATAACTTCCTGCACTCCGCCCGCCTGATCGGTGATGGTTGCGTAAGCTTCAACGATAAATGTGCGACCGGGCTGGAACCGATCGATGCAAATATCAAAAAGCACGTAGACAACTCGCTGATGCTGGTAACCGCACTTAATACCAAAATCGGTTACTACAAAGCAGCAGAGATTGCGCAGAAAGCACATAAAGAAGGTACTACCCTGAAAGAAATGGCGGTGAAACTGGGTTATGTAAAACCTGAGGAATTTGATGCGTGGGTAAACCCGATCGATATGGTGGGCGAAATCAAATAA
- a CDS encoding enoyl-CoA hydratase/isomerase family protein gives MYQTINTTIDNHTLFIFINRPDKMNALNRQVMAELALAIDEVYKNGEIKSAVITGTGEKAFVAGADISEFLSLSPQQGVELANKGHMIFKRIEDCPKPIIAAVNGFALGGGCELAMACHFRIAATNAKFGQPEVNLGIIPGYGGTQRLTTLIGKGKAMELMMTADMINAQDAFHWGLVNHVVAPEELLTKTREILAKIHAKAPLAIARVIKCANGAVDKDVDGYELEINEFAACFATKDMQEGASAFIEKRPASFTGE, from the coding sequence ATGTACCAAACGATCAATACTACCATAGACAATCACACCCTTTTCATCTTCATTAACCGCCCGGATAAAATGAATGCCCTGAACCGGCAGGTAATGGCAGAACTAGCTCTTGCCATAGATGAGGTATATAAAAACGGAGAGATAAAAAGTGCAGTCATCACTGGTACTGGAGAAAAAGCATTCGTGGCCGGTGCAGATATTTCAGAATTCCTGAGCTTATCTCCACAGCAGGGAGTAGAACTGGCGAACAAAGGTCACATGATCTTCAAGCGTATTGAAGATTGCCCCAAACCTATTATTGCAGCAGTAAATGGATTTGCACTGGGTGGTGGCTGTGAACTTGCCATGGCCTGTCACTTTCGCATCGCTGCAACCAATGCAAAATTCGGTCAGCCGGAAGTGAACCTTGGCATCATTCCGGGATATGGTGGTACCCAACGTCTCACGACCCTCATTGGCAAAGGAAAGGCAATGGAACTGATGATGACTGCCGATATGATCAATGCTCAGGATGCCTTCCATTGGGGCCTCGTGAATCATGTAGTAGCACCAGAAGAATTACTCACAAAAACAAGAGAAATACTCGCAAAAATTCATGCAAAAGCACCGCTGGCAATTGCAAGAGTGATCAAGTGTGCAAATGGTGCGGTTGACAAAGATGTAGATGGATATGAGCTGGAAATCAATGAATTTGCTGCCTGTTTTGCTACAAAAGATATGCAGGAAGGCGCTTCCGCTTTCATTGAAAAAAGACCTGCTTCATTCACTGGAGAATAA
- a CDS encoding sulfite exporter TauE/SafE family protein has product MSHNEEIEQLENQVASPERQEVLIDLVNDDNRKKPGLWLLIGLIAVAVLAGVGVLYYFNTSEATHTRIYDFTAHLFTREVLFYICVGLAAQMVDGALGMAYGATSTSLLLGLGIPPSIASASVHVAEVFTTGASGISHFRFGNVNKKLFMGLLVPGIIGAVTGAFLLSKVIDGDIIKPFMSAYLLILGIIVLRKAFQNKKGKSKTKRLGLLALFGGFMDAIGGGGWGPVVTSTLLSKGRSAHYTIGSVNAAEFFISLSSAGTFLLFGAITGWPVIIGLIIGGVIASPFAALLVRKIKRKPLMIMVGILIILTSLRTIIIASLHH; this is encoded by the coding sequence ATGTCGCATAACGAGGAGATCGAGCAATTAGAGAATCAGGTGGCCAGTCCTGAACGCCAGGAGGTACTTATTGACCTTGTCAATGATGACAACCGTAAGAAGCCGGGTTTATGGCTGCTGATCGGTCTTATTGCGGTAGCTGTACTTGCAGGAGTTGGAGTATTATATTATTTCAATACTTCTGAGGCTACCCATACCCGCATCTATGACTTTACGGCGCATTTGTTTACAAGAGAGGTGTTGTTCTACATCTGTGTAGGATTAGCGGCTCAGATGGTGGATGGGGCTTTAGGCATGGCATATGGGGCGACTTCTACCTCCTTACTGCTGGGTTTAGGTATACCTCCGTCTATAGCCAGTGCGAGTGTGCATGTGGCAGAGGTATTTACCACGGGTGCTTCCGGTATTTCTCACTTCCGTTTTGGAAATGTAAATAAGAAACTGTTTATGGGACTGCTGGTACCTGGTATCATTGGGGCTGTAACGGGTGCCTTCTTATTATCCAAGGTGATTGATGGCGATATTATCAAGCCTTTTATGAGTGCCTACCTGTTGATCTTAGGTATTATCGTATTACGTAAGGCTTTTCAGAACAAGAAAGGAAAGAGCAAAACAAAGAGACTGGGCCTGCTGGCGTTGTTTGGTGGTTTTATGGATGCCATTGGCGGTGGAGGATGGGGTCCGGTTGTGACTTCTACTTTATTGAGCAAGGGTCGTTCTGCTCATTATACTATTGGGTCTGTGAATGCAGCGGAGTTTTTTATTTCCCTGAGCAGTGCAGGTACTTTCCTGTTATTTGGTGCCATTACCGGTTGGCCGGTGATCATTGGGTTGATCATTGGTGGAGTCATCGCTTCTCCTTTTGCAGCGCTGCTGGTGAGGAAGATCAAGCGGAAACCACTGATGATTATGGTAGGGATTCTGATTATCCTGACCAGTTTACGAACTATTATTATCGCATCGTTACATCATTAA